Proteins from a single region of Streptomyces vinaceus:
- a CDS encoding ABC transporter family substrate-binding protein gives MSQRRRRSLALLTSGVLALPLLAGCGSGDDEGGPVAAGQDIAATARDKVADGGVLRWAVDSLPDTLNTFQADADATTTRIAGAVLPQLFVLDDKGRPVANPDYLEKAEVVEREPKQVVLYKLNQQAVWSDGREIGAADFVAQWRALNGKDSAYWTARNAGYDRIEKIERGKTDLEVKVTFAKPYTDWRSLFSPLYPKQVTGTPDAFNEGARGTLKVTAGPFNLGAVDKKTGTVALTRSARWWGRPAKLDSLVLTAVPRAQRPAALAAGKVDLAEIDRAGAERIALAHRDAERAPGTGGAPAHGPGAAMTPAQATLSWAIAYGADEGKAATERETRAQNAEAAKNYADEQSALRTFTVRKSLEPAYTQLAMNGASGPLADERVRRAVARALDRKELAEIVLKPLGLPAKPVGSHVALAGQRAYADNSDALGGKDLHAAEALLADAGWRRGGKITEPAGSKAGPEGEEGQDDSKTPSGPGTGNDGLYIVGETDGRNGDGLDRGLPVVESAIRTGGETSPQGVRGERVDPSGQDGEAGAAADPDAVDDAKRGPARDGEAPGPGKASASPAPAPAKQVRTSGNMLAKDGKALNLRFVLPAGPGSEALRTVGERIAQMLKKVGVNTEVTKVADESFFKDHVASGQYDLALYSWPATAYPATDARPIFAKPEPAADGSLLVEQNYTRVGTDHIDQLFDQALGELDEEASRELMRKADARIWAAAGSIPLYQRPELVAVKPNLANAGAFGLGTPRFQDIGWKKPPTAKENLKKK, from the coding sequence ATGTCCCAGAGAAGGCGCAGGTCCTTGGCGCTCCTGACCTCGGGAGTCCTCGCACTGCCGCTGCTCGCGGGCTGCGGCTCTGGTGACGACGAGGGCGGCCCGGTGGCCGCCGGACAGGACATCGCGGCCACGGCCCGCGACAAGGTCGCCGACGGCGGAGTGCTGCGCTGGGCGGTGGACTCCCTGCCGGACACCCTGAACACCTTCCAGGCCGACGCGGACGCCACCACCACCCGGATCGCCGGGGCGGTGCTGCCGCAGCTGTTCGTCCTGGACGACAAGGGCCGGCCGGTCGCCAACCCGGACTACCTGGAGAAGGCCGAGGTCGTCGAGCGCGAGCCCAAGCAGGTCGTCCTGTACAAGCTGAACCAGCAGGCGGTGTGGAGCGACGGACGCGAGATCGGCGCCGCCGACTTCGTGGCCCAGTGGCGGGCCCTGAACGGCAAGGACTCGGCGTACTGGACGGCCCGCAACGCCGGGTACGACCGGATCGAGAAGATCGAGCGCGGCAAGACCGATCTGGAGGTCAAGGTCACCTTCGCCAAGCCGTACACCGACTGGCGCTCCCTGTTCTCCCCGCTCTACCCCAAGCAGGTCACCGGCACCCCGGACGCCTTCAACGAGGGAGCCCGCGGCACCCTCAAGGTCACGGCGGGCCCCTTCAACCTCGGGGCCGTCGACAAGAAGACCGGCACCGTCGCCCTGACCCGCAGCGCCCGCTGGTGGGGCCGCCCGGCCAAGCTGGACTCCCTGGTCCTGACCGCCGTACCCCGCGCCCAGCGGCCGGCCGCGCTGGCCGCCGGCAAGGTGGACCTGGCGGAGATCGACCGCGCGGGCGCCGAGCGCATCGCCCTGGCCCACCGGGACGCGGAGCGCGCCCCGGGCACCGGCGGGGCCCCGGCGCACGGGCCCGGCGCGGCGATGACCCCGGCGCAGGCCACGCTGTCGTGGGCGATCGCGTACGGCGCCGACGAGGGCAAGGCGGCGACGGAGCGCGAGACCCGGGCACAGAACGCCGAGGCGGCGAAGAACTACGCCGACGAGCAGTCGGCCCTGCGCACCTTCACCGTCCGCAAGTCCCTGGAGCCGGCCTACACGCAGCTGGCGATGAACGGGGCCTCCGGCCCGCTGGCCGACGAGCGGGTCCGGCGGGCGGTGGCCCGGGCCCTGGACCGCAAGGAACTGGCCGAGATCGTACTGAAGCCGCTCGGCCTCCCGGCGAAGCCCGTCGGCAGCCACGTGGCGCTGGCCGGGCAGCGGGCGTACGCCGACAACAGCGACGCGCTCGGCGGCAAGGACCTGCACGCCGCCGAGGCCCTGCTGGCCGACGCGGGCTGGCGCCGGGGCGGCAAGATCACCGAGCCGGCGGGCTCGAAGGCCGGCCCGGAGGGCGAGGAGGGCCAGGACGACTCGAAGACCCCCTCGGGCCCGGGCACCGGCAACGACGGGCTCTACATCGTGGGCGAGACCGACGGGCGCAACGGGGACGGCCTGGACCGGGGGCTCCCGGTGGTGGAGTCCGCGATCAGGACCGGAGGGGAAACGTCTCCCCAGGGCGTGCGCGGCGAGCGGGTCGACCCCTCGGGCCAGGACGGCGAGGCCGGCGCGGCCGCCGACCCGGACGCCGTGGACGACGCGAAGCGCGGCCCCGCCCGCGACGGCGAGGCCCCCGGCCCCGGCAAGGCCAGCGCCTCCCCGGCGCCCGCCCCGGCCAAGCAGGTCCGTACCTCCGGGAACATGCTCGCCAAGGACGGCAAGGCCCTCAACCTGCGCTTCGTCCTCCCGGCCGGCCCCGGCTCGGAGGCCCTGCGCACCGTCGGTGAGCGGATCGCGCAGATGCTGAAGAAGGTCGGCGTCAACACCGAGGTGACCAAGGTCGCCGACGAGAGCTTCTTCAAGGACCACGTCGCCTCGGGCCAGTACGACCTGGCGCTCTACTCCTGGCCCGCGACGGCCTACCCGGCCACCGACGCCCGCCCGATCTTCGCGAAGCCGGAACCGGCCGCCGACGGCTCGCTCCTCGTCGAACAGAACTACACCCGCGTCGGCACCGACCACATCGACCAGCTCTTCGACCAGGCGCTCGGCGAGCTGGACGAGGAGGCCTCGCGCGAGCTGATGCGCAAGGCGGACGCCCGGATCTGGGCCGCCGCCGGCTCCATCCCGCTCTACCAGCGCCCCGAGCTGGTGGCCGTCAAGCCGAACCTGGCCAACGCCGGCGCCTTCGGCCTCGGCACCCCCCGCTTCCAGGACATCGGCTGGAAGAAGCCGCCTACCGCCAAGGAAAACCTGAAGAAGAAGTAG
- a CDS encoding fumarate reductase/succinate dehydrogenase flavoprotein subunit, giving the protein MAQVDRQQWDVVVVGAGGAGLRAAIEARERGMRTAVICKSLFGKAHTVMAEGGIAASMGNVNEGDNWQVHFRDTMRGGKFLNQWRMAELHAKEAPERVWELETWGALFDRTPDGKISQRNFGGHEYPRLAHVGDRTGLELIRTLQQKIVQLQQEDFKEYGDHEARLKVFQECTVTRVLKDRGPKDGERVAGAFCYERESGRFFVLEAPAVVLATGGIGKSFKTTSNSWEYTGDGHALALLAGAPLLNMEFVQFHPTGMVWPPSVKGILVTESVRGDGGVLRNSEGKRFMFDYVPDVFKEKYAESEDEGDRWYEDPDHNRRPPELLPRDEVARAINSEVKAGRGSPHGGVFLDVSTRMPAERIRRRLPSMYHQFKELADVDITAEPMEVGPTCHYVMGGIAVDSDTAATVGVPGLFAAGEVAGGMHGSNRLGGNSLSDLLVFGRRAGLHAAEYAAGLAGAPPAVSQAQIDAAAAEALAPFHAAEGAENPYTLHQELQTTMNDLVGIIRREGEMAEALERLAGLRVRAARAGVEGHRQFNPGWHLALDLRNMLLVSECVARAALERTESRGGHTREDCPAMERSWRPVNLLCRPVEPVPEDPAADRIALERTRTEPVRPDLLALFEKEELVKYLAEEELYE; this is encoded by the coding sequence ATGGCTCAAGTCGACCGGCAGCAGTGGGACGTGGTCGTGGTGGGCGCGGGAGGCGCCGGGCTGCGGGCCGCGATCGAGGCGCGCGAGCGGGGCATGCGTACGGCCGTGATCTGCAAGTCCCTCTTCGGCAAGGCCCATACGGTGATGGCCGAGGGCGGGATCGCCGCCTCCATGGGCAACGTCAACGAGGGCGACAACTGGCAGGTGCACTTCCGCGACACCATGCGCGGGGGCAAGTTCCTGAACCAGTGGCGGATGGCGGAGCTCCACGCGAAGGAGGCCCCGGAGCGGGTCTGGGAGCTGGAGACCTGGGGCGCGCTCTTCGACCGCACCCCGGACGGGAAGATCTCCCAGCGCAACTTCGGCGGCCACGAGTACCCGCGCCTCGCGCACGTGGGCGACCGGACCGGTCTGGAGCTGATCCGCACCCTCCAGCAGAAGATCGTCCAGCTCCAGCAGGAGGACTTCAAGGAGTACGGGGACCACGAGGCGCGGCTGAAGGTCTTCCAGGAGTGCACGGTCACCCGGGTCCTGAAGGATCGCGGCCCGAAGGACGGGGAGAGGGTCGCGGGCGCCTTCTGCTACGAGCGGGAGTCCGGCCGGTTCTTCGTCCTGGAGGCGCCCGCGGTGGTTCTGGCCACGGGCGGGATCGGCAAGTCCTTCAAGACGACCTCCAACTCCTGGGAGTACACGGGCGACGGCCACGCGCTGGCGCTGCTCGCCGGGGCGCCCCTGCTGAACATGGAGTTCGTGCAGTTCCACCCGACCGGCATGGTCTGGCCGCCCTCGGTCAAGGGCATCCTCGTCACCGAGTCGGTGCGCGGCGACGGCGGGGTGCTGCGCAACAGCGAGGGCAAGCGGTTCATGTTCGACTACGTCCCGGACGTCTTCAAGGAGAAGTACGCGGAGTCCGAGGACGAGGGCGACCGCTGGTACGAGGACCCGGACCACAACCGGCGCCCGCCCGAGCTGCTCCCCCGCGACGAGGTGGCCCGGGCCATCAACTCCGAGGTCAAGGCCGGCCGCGGCTCCCCGCACGGCGGGGTGTTCCTCGACGTGTCCACGCGGATGCCGGCCGAGAGGATCCGCCGACGCCTTCCGTCCATGTACCACCAGTTCAAAGAACTGGCGGACGTGGACATCACCGCCGAGCCGATGGAGGTCGGCCCGACCTGCCACTACGTGATGGGCGGGATCGCGGTGGACTCCGACACCGCCGCCACCGTCGGGGTGCCGGGCCTGTTCGCGGCCGGCGAGGTCGCGGGCGGCATGCACGGCTCGAACCGGCTCGGCGGGAACTCCCTTTCCGACCTGCTGGTGTTCGGCCGCCGGGCCGGGCTGCACGCGGCCGAGTACGCCGCTGGCCTCGCCGGGGCGCCGCCCGCGGTCTCCCAGGCGCAGATCGACGCGGCCGCGGCCGAGGCGCTGGCCCCGTTCCACGCCGCCGAGGGCGCGGAGAACCCGTACACGCTCCACCAGGAGCTCCAGACGACCATGAACGACCTGGTCGGGATCATCCGCCGCGAGGGCGAGATGGCCGAGGCCCTGGAGCGGCTGGCGGGTCTGCGCGTACGGGCGGCCCGGGCCGGGGTCGAGGGGCACCGGCAGTTCAACCCGGGCTGGCACCTCGCCCTGGACCTGCGCAACATGCTGCTGGTCAGCGAGTGCGTGGCCCGCGCCGCCCTGGAGCGCACCGAGAGCCGCGGCGGGCACACCCGGGAGGACTGCCCGGCGATGGAGCGCAGCTGGCGCCCGGTGAACCTGCTGTGCCGGCCGGTGGAGCCGGTCCCCGAGGACCCGGCCGCCGACCGCATCGCGCTGGAGCGCACCCGTACCGAACCCGTCCGCCCCGACCTGCTCGCGCTCTTCGAGAAGGAAGAGCTGGTCAAGTACCTCGCCGAAGAGGAGCTGTACGAATGA
- a CDS encoding ABC transporter ATP-binding protein: MDNTSTVPSPRDGNQQSPLLEVRDLHVEFHTRDGVAKAVNGVNYSVSAGETLAVLGESGSGKSVTAQAIMGILDMPPGKIPQGEILFRGQDMLKMSFEERRKLRGRKIAMIFQDALSSLNPVLSVGYQLGEMFRVHQGLSKKAARLKAIELMDKVKIPAAKERVDDYPHHFSGGMRQRIMIAMAIALEPDLIIADEPTTALDVTVQAQVMDLLAELQRELNMGLILITHDLGVVADVADKIAVMYAGRIVETAPVHEIYKRPAHPYTRGLLDSIPRLDQKGQELFAIKGLPPNLLRLPTGCSFNPRCTVAQDVCRTDVPLLQVVSEQDGSELPGRASACHFWKEQLHG; this comes from the coding sequence ATGGACAACACCAGCACTGTTCCCTCCCCGCGTGACGGGAACCAGCAGAGCCCGCTCCTTGAGGTGCGCGACCTGCACGTCGAGTTCCACACCCGCGACGGCGTGGCCAAGGCCGTCAACGGCGTCAACTACAGCGTGAGCGCCGGCGAGACCCTCGCCGTCCTCGGCGAGTCCGGCTCGGGCAAGTCCGTGACGGCACAGGCCATCATGGGCATCCTCGACATGCCTCCCGGCAAGATCCCGCAGGGCGAGATCCTCTTCCGCGGCCAGGACATGCTCAAGATGAGCTTCGAGGAGCGGCGCAAGCTGCGCGGCCGGAAGATCGCCATGATCTTCCAGGACGCCCTCTCCTCGCTGAACCCGGTACTCTCCGTCGGCTACCAGCTGGGCGAGATGTTCCGCGTCCACCAGGGCCTGTCGAAGAAGGCGGCCCGCCTCAAGGCCATCGAGCTGATGGACAAGGTCAAGATCCCGGCGGCGAAGGAGCGAGTGGACGACTACCCGCACCACTTCTCCGGCGGTATGCGCCAGCGCATCATGATCGCCATGGCGATCGCGCTGGAGCCGGACCTGATCATCGCCGACGAGCCGACCACGGCCCTCGACGTGACCGTCCAGGCCCAGGTCATGGACCTGCTCGCGGAGCTCCAGCGCGAGCTCAACATGGGTCTGATCCTGATCACCCACGACCTCGGCGTCGTTGCCGACGTCGCGGACAAGATCGCGGTCATGTACGCCGGCCGGATCGTCGAGACGGCCCCGGTGCACGAGATCTACAAGCGCCCCGCGCACCCGTACACCCGTGGTCTGCTGGACTCGATCCCGCGCCTCGACCAGAAGGGCCAGGAGCTCTTCGCGATCAAGGGCCTGCCGCCCAACCTCCTGCGGCTGCCGACCGGCTGCTCGTTCAACCCGCGCTGCACCGTCGCGCAGGACGTCTGCCGTACCGACGTGCCCCTGCTCCAGGTGGTCAGCGAGCAGGACGGCTCCGAGCTGCCCGGCCGCGCCAGCGCCTGCCACTTCTGGAAGGAGCAGCTCCATGGCTGA
- the typA gene encoding translational GTPase TypA produces MPTRHDIRNVAIVAHVDHGKTTIVDAMLKQAGAFAAHQHLDDRMMDSNDLEREKGITILAKNTAVKYHPKDGGAPITINIIDTPGHADFGGEVERGLSMVDAVVLLVDASEGPLPQTRFVLRKALQAKMPVILCINKTDRPDSRIDDVVNETYDLFLDLDATEEQIEFPIVYACGRDGIASLTKPEDGTVPADSDSLEPFFSTILEHVPAPVYDEEAPLQAHVTNLDADNFLGRIALLRVEQGELRKGQTVAWIKRDGTMSNVRITELMMTEALTRKPAEVAGPGDICAVAGIPDIMIGETLADPENPIALPLISVDEPAISMTIGTNTSPLVGRGGTGKGADAKSAVKDRKVTARQVKDRLDRELIGNVSLRVLDTERPDAWEVQGRGELALAILVEQMRREGFELTIGKPQVVTQEIDGKVHEPVERMTIDVPEEHMGAVTQLMGVRKGRMDNMSNHGSGWVRMEFVVPSRGLIGFRTEFLTNTRGTGIAHSIHEGHEPWFGQLVTRNNGSLVADRAGAVTPFAMINLQERGVLFTDPGTEVYEGMIVGENSRSDDMDVNITKEKKLTNMRAASADNTENVIPPRKLSLEQSLEFCRDDECVEVTPEAVRIRKVVLDQKERSRTASRAKSAK; encoded by the coding sequence GTGCCCACGCGCCACGACATCCGTAACGTCGCCATCGTCGCCCACGTCGACCATGGCAAGACGACCATCGTCGATGCCATGCTCAAGCAGGCCGGTGCCTTCGCCGCCCACCAGCACCTCGACGACCGCATGATGGACTCGAACGACCTGGAGCGTGAGAAGGGCATCACGATCCTCGCCAAGAACACGGCGGTGAAGTACCACCCCAAGGACGGCGGGGCCCCGATCACGATCAACATCATCGACACCCCCGGCCACGCCGACTTCGGTGGCGAGGTCGAGCGCGGTCTGTCGATGGTGGACGCGGTCGTCCTGCTGGTGGACGCCTCCGAGGGTCCGCTGCCGCAGACCCGCTTCGTCCTGCGCAAGGCCCTGCAGGCGAAGATGCCGGTCATCCTCTGCATCAACAAGACCGACCGCCCCGACTCCCGGATCGACGACGTCGTCAACGAGACGTACGACCTCTTCCTGGACCTGGACGCGACCGAGGAGCAGATCGAGTTCCCGATCGTCTACGCCTGCGGCCGTGACGGCATCGCCTCGCTGACCAAGCCGGAGGACGGCACCGTCCCCGCGGACAGCGACAGCCTGGAGCCGTTCTTCTCCACCATCCTGGAGCACGTCCCCGCCCCGGTGTACGACGAAGAGGCGCCGCTCCAGGCCCACGTCACCAACCTGGACGCCGACAACTTCCTCGGCCGCATCGCGCTCCTGCGCGTCGAGCAGGGCGAGCTGCGCAAGGGCCAGACCGTGGCCTGGATCAAGCGCGACGGCACCATGTCGAACGTCCGCATCACCGAACTGATGATGACCGAGGCGCTCACCCGCAAGCCGGCGGAGGTCGCCGGCCCCGGTGACATCTGCGCCGTCGCCGGTATCCCGGACATCATGATCGGCGAGACCCTGGCCGACCCGGAGAACCCGATCGCGCTGCCGCTGATCTCGGTCGACGAGCCGGCGATCTCCATGACCATCGGCACCAACACCTCGCCGCTGGTCGGCCGCGGCGGCACGGGCAAGGGCGCGGACGCCAAGTCCGCGGTCAAGGACCGCAAGGTCACCGCCCGCCAGGTCAAGGACCGCCTCGACCGCGAGCTCATCGGTAACGTCTCCCTCCGCGTGCTCGACACCGAGCGCCCGGACGCCTGGGAGGTCCAGGGCCGCGGCGAGCTCGCGCTCGCCATCCTGGTCGAGCAGATGCGCCGCGAGGGCTTCGAGCTGACCATCGGCAAGCCGCAGGTCGTCACGCAGGAGATCGACGGCAAGGTGCACGAGCCGGTCGAGCGCATGACGATCGACGTGCCCGAGGAGCACATGGGCGCCGTCACGCAGCTCATGGGCGTCCGCAAGGGCCGTATGGACAACATGTCGAACCACGGCTCCGGCTGGGTCCGCATGGAGTTCGTCGTCCCGTCGCGCGGCCTCATCGGCTTCCGTACGGAGTTCCTGACCAACACCCGCGGTACGGGTATCGCCCACTCGATCCACGAGGGCCACGAGCCGTGGTTCGGCCAGCTGGTCACCCGTAACAACGGCTCCCTGGTCGCCGACCGCGCCGGTGCGGTCACGCCGTTCGCGATGATCAACCTGCAGGAGCGCGGCGTCCTGTTCACCGACCCCGGCACCGAGGTGTACGAGGGCATGATCGTCGGCGAGAACTCGCGCTCCGACGACATGGACGTGAACATCACCAAGGAGAAGAAGCTCACGAACATGCGTGCGGCTTCGGCGGACAACACGGAGAACGTGATCCCGCCGCGCAAGCTCTCCCTGGAGCAGTCCCTGGAGTTCTGCCGCGACGACGAGTGCGTCGAGGTGACCCCGGAGGCCGTCCGCATCCGCAAGGTCGTCCTGGACCAGAAGGAGCGCTCGCGCACCGCTTCGCGCGCCAAGTCCGCGAAGTAA
- a CDS encoding ABC transporter permease: MGRYVARRLLQMIPVFFGTTALIFFMVYSLPGDPVAGLFGDKGADPATLAALRHEHGLDLPVWQQYYNYITGILFHFDFGQQIRSGREITDVIGSAFPVTLRLAFLAFAIEIVLGLALGIVAGLKAGKLVDNLVLILTLLIISMPVFVLGFIVKSVFAFQLGWIDPNVSNKETWAELIAPSIVLGSLSLAYVARLTRTSMAENLRADYMRTAVAKGLPKRRVIGVHLMRNSMIPVVTFLGTDIGALMGGAVVTEGIFNVKGVGGLIYDSVIRREGLTVVGVVTVLVVVYLIASLLVDLLYAVMDPRIRYA, encoded by the coding sequence ATGGGGCGCTATGTCGCACGACGACTGCTCCAGATGATCCCGGTCTTCTTCGGGACGACCGCGCTTATCTTCTTTATGGTCTACAGCCTGCCCGGCGACCCCGTGGCCGGACTCTTCGGTGACAAGGGCGCCGACCCCGCCACGCTGGCCGCACTCCGGCACGAGCACGGGTTGGACCTGCCGGTGTGGCAGCAGTACTACAACTACATCACCGGCATCCTGTTCCACTTCGACTTCGGACAGCAGATCCGCAGCGGACGTGAGATCACGGACGTCATCGGTTCCGCCTTCCCGGTCACCCTCCGGCTCGCCTTCCTGGCCTTCGCCATCGAGATCGTCCTGGGCCTGGCCCTCGGGATCGTCGCCGGCCTCAAGGCCGGCAAGCTGGTGGACAACCTGGTCCTGATCCTCACGCTGCTGATCATCTCGATGCCGGTCTTCGTGCTCGGCTTCATCGTCAAGTCGGTGTTCGCCTTCCAGCTCGGCTGGATCGACCCCAACGTCAGCAACAAGGAGACGTGGGCCGAGCTCATCGCGCCGTCCATCGTGCTCGGCTCGCTGTCGCTGGCCTACGTGGCCCGCCTGACCCGCACGTCGATGGCCGAGAACCTGCGCGCGGACTACATGCGCACCGCCGTCGCCAAGGGTCTTCCGAAGCGCCGCGTCATCGGTGTGCACCTGATGCGCAACTCGATGATCCCCGTCGTCACCTTCCTGGGTACCGACATCGGCGCCCTCATGGGTGGCGCCGTCGTCACCGAGGGCATCTTCAACGTCAAGGGCGTCGGCGGGCTGATCTACGACTCGGTCATCCGACGCGAGGGACTGACCGTGGTCGGTGTCGTCACCGTCCTGGTCGTCGTCTACCTCATAGCCAGCCTGCTCGTCGACCTCCTCTACGCGGTCATGGACCCGAGGATCCGGTATGCCTGA
- a CDS encoding peptide ABC transporter substrate-binding protein — MRGAKSAKWVAGAIVVALAATACGGNDKGDAAGKGEVDPNGIYSVEVGEPEKLLQPADTMESNGSIVMSGLFSQLVDYDADGKLTMVNAESVESKDSKLWTVKLKPGWTFHDGTKVTADSYVKAWNWAANINNKQGNASWFADIKGYEALHPEAEGAKPTAEALEGLKVVDENTFTIELANAVPYFAYKLGYEVFSPLPESFYKDPKAAGEKPVGNGPYKFKSWEHKKQIELTRFDDYKGENKAKNGGVILKNYSTLETAYEDLKSGNVDVLRQIGPKDLPVYRNDLGNRAVDQAYSAIQTLAIAFYADQWKTPKPVDPKVIQGLSMAIDRDTITKTVLQGTREPATGWVAKGVLGYTPNATGDITKFNPAKAKELIAAGGGVPNNEISIQFNSDGGHKEWVDAVCNSITQATGVKCTGDAKPDFQADLQARKTKQVKSIYRSGWVLDYPVNANFISDLFRTGAGGNQGGFSNPDLDAKIAAADTAASLDESVKAYQAVEKDLVNYMPSIPLWYYKVNAGFSEKVQNVKYAQDGDPILEGVEVKK, encoded by the coding sequence ATGCGCGGTGCCAAGAGCGCCAAGTGGGTAGCGGGCGCGATTGTCGTCGCCCTGGCTGCGACCGCCTGCGGTGGCAACGACAAGGGCGACGCCGCCGGCAAGGGTGAGGTTGACCCGAACGGCATCTACTCCGTCGAGGTGGGCGAGCCCGAGAAGCTCCTCCAGCCGGCCGACACGATGGAGTCCAACGGCTCGATCGTCATGTCCGGGCTGTTCTCGCAGCTCGTCGACTACGACGCCGACGGCAAGCTGACCATGGTCAACGCCGAGTCCGTCGAGTCCAAGGACAGCAAGCTCTGGACCGTCAAGCTCAAGCCGGGCTGGACCTTCCACGACGGCACCAAGGTGACCGCCGACTCGTACGTCAAGGCCTGGAACTGGGCCGCGAACATCAACAACAAGCAGGGCAACGCGTCCTGGTTCGCGGACATCAAGGGCTACGAGGCGCTCCACCCCGAGGCCGAGGGCGCCAAGCCCACCGCCGAGGCGCTGGAGGGTCTGAAGGTCGTCGACGAGAACACCTTCACCATCGAGCTCGCCAACGCCGTGCCGTACTTCGCGTACAAGCTCGGCTACGAGGTCTTCTCCCCGCTGCCCGAGTCCTTCTACAAGGACCCGAAGGCCGCCGGTGAGAAGCCGGTCGGCAACGGCCCCTACAAGTTCAAGTCGTGGGAGCACAAGAAGCAGATCGAGCTCACCCGCTTCGACGACTACAAGGGCGAGAACAAGGCGAAGAACGGTGGTGTGATCCTCAAGAACTACTCCACCCTCGAAACCGCCTACGAGGACCTGAAGTCGGGCAACGTCGACGTCCTGCGTCAGATCGGCCCGAAGGACCTCCCGGTCTACCGCAACGACCTCGGCAACCGCGCCGTGGACCAGGCGTACTCCGCGATCCAGACCCTGGCCATCGCCTTCTACGCCGACCAGTGGAAGACCCCGAAGCCGGTCGACCCGAAGGTCATCCAGGGCCTGTCGATGGCGATCGACCGCGACACCATCACCAAGACGGTGCTCCAGGGCACCCGCGAGCCGGCCACGGGCTGGGTCGCCAAGGGCGTCCTCGGCTACACGCCGAACGCCACCGGTGACATCACCAAGTTCAACCCGGCCAAGGCCAAGGAGCTCATCGCCGCGGGCGGTGGCGTTCCGAACAACGAGATCTCCATCCAGTTCAACTCGGACGGCGGTCACAAGGAATGGGTCGACGCTGTCTGCAACAGCATCACCCAGGCCACCGGCGTCAAGTGCACCGGTGACGCCAAGCCGGACTTCCAGGCCGACCTCCAGGCCCGTAAGACCAAGCAGGTCAAGTCGATCTACCGCTCCGGCTGGGTCCTCGACTACCCGGTGAACGCCAACTTCATCAGCGACCTGTTCCGCACGGGCGCGGGCGGCAACCAGGGTGGGTTCTCCAACCCCGACCTGGACGCCAAGATCGCCGCTGCCGACACGGCCGCGTCGCTCGACGAGTCGGTGAAGGCGTACCAGGCCGTGGAGAAGGACCTGGTCAACTACATGCCGTCGATCCCGCTCTGGTACTACAAGGTCAACGCGGGCTTCTCGGAGAAGGTCCAGAACGTGAAGTACGCCCAGGACGGCGACCCGATCCTCGAAGGCGTCGAGGTCAAGAAGTAA
- a CDS encoding ABC transporter permease — translation MPDMTKTEAVSTEGALAPVDAIAPVTHEKARSLWGDAWADLRRNPYFVVSAALIFVLLVIAVFPGWFTSADPTKGDLVHHFLGKPELSKVGTPDWLGYDGQGRSVYARLIYGTRASIIVATCVTAIVTLVGGITGMIAGYFGGLTDTLISGITNIFFGIPFLLGSMVVLQAFTKRTVWTVVFALAFLGWTQITRVMRGSVITVKQADYVHAAKALGAGTSRILLRHILPNAMAPVIVVSTIALGGYIAAEATLSYLGLGLAAPTISWGVDISAGAAQIRVAQHILLYPSIMLSITVLAFIMLGEAVRNALDPKLR, via the coding sequence ATGCCTGACATGACCAAGACCGAAGCCGTTTCGACCGAGGGCGCCCTGGCACCCGTCGACGCGATCGCGCCCGTCACCCACGAGAAGGCGCGCAGCCTGTGGGGCGACGCGTGGGCCGACCTGCGTCGCAACCCGTACTTCGTCGTCTCCGCAGCGCTGATCTTCGTCCTCCTGGTGATCGCGGTCTTCCCGGGCTGGTTCACCAGTGCCGACCCCACCAAGGGCGATCTGGTCCACCACTTCCTGGGCAAGCCGGAGCTTTCTAAGGTCGGTACGCCCGACTGGCTCGGGTACGACGGCCAAGGCCGCAGTGTCTACGCGCGCCTCATCTACGGCACCAGGGCCTCGATCATCGTCGCCACCTGCGTCACCGCGATCGTCACCCTCGTCGGCGGCATCACGGGCATGATCGCCGGCTACTTCGGCGGGCTCACGGACACGCTCATCTCCGGGATCACCAACATCTTCTTCGGTATCCCCTTCCTGCTCGGCTCGATGGTCGTCCTCCAGGCCTTCACCAAGCGCACGGTGTGGACGGTCGTCTTCGCCCTGGCCTTCCTGGGCTGGACACAGATCACCCGCGTCATGCGCGGTTCGGTCATCACCGTGAAGCAGGCCGACTACGTGCACGCCGCCAAGGCACTGGGCGCCGGCACCAGCCGGATCCTGCTGCGACACATCCTGCCGAACGCCATGGCGCCCGTGATCGTGGTGTCCACGATCGCTCTCGGCGGCTACATCGCGGCCGAGGCCACCCTGTCCTACCTGGGTCTGGGTCTCGCGGCCCCGACCATCTCGTGGGGTGTGGACATCTCCGCCGGTGCCGCGCAGATCCGAGTGGCCCAGCACATCCTGCTCTACCCCTCGATCATGCTGAGCATCACCGTTCTCGCCTTCATCATGCTCGGCGAAGCGGTCCGCAACGCCCTCGACCCCAAGCTGCGCTGA